One window from the genome of Sesamum indicum cultivar Zhongzhi No. 13 linkage group LG15, S_indicum_v1.0, whole genome shotgun sequence encodes:
- the LOC105177591 gene encoding small RNA degrading nuclease 1: MDELIASAKKEVLVEMVKLAQKRGMAGSKGHWKEFLKVYDKKFGASLSDPSRRSVDSLAAFLKTFTQDDDQKFFKKVIQCHRNREDVEQFKKTSPDNETAEQKLVRLTLEHPQYPIDYSFPSHEEVRISKFLPKKSKALKSVDMIAIDCEMVLCEDGTEALVKVCAVDRNLQVKLDEVVNPDKAIADYRTEITGISAKDLDGVTHSLKDVQKLLKKLLSNGTILVGHSLNNDLQALKLDHTRVVDTSYVFKYANGPTNKKPSLSLLCKAMLGYELRQKGNPHNCLDDACAAMKLVLARLEGRIDDVVTEEVKELDIAKLLVHRIPITLHSKDLNSILPGEFTVEVKANKKVRDTYSAFAIFKNKQEAIEAFENLEGDLEKDSCGRPQKLVKFMLDSGTSGTLCVCKIVPEFSVGQLAKKRSVEDDNNTAGVLKKLRTDQTSGQLEDSSHCRHQCETHLQEIERLKGELSKRDQEISNLNKIIAALARKQGL, translated from the exons ATGGACGAATTGATCGCGTCTGCGAAAAAGGAG GTGTTAGTTGAAATGGTGAAATTGGCGCAAAAGAGAGGAATGGCTGGGAGTAAAGGTCACTGGAAGGAGTTTCTGAAAGTTTATGATAAGAAGTTTGGGGCAAGCTTGAGTGACCCGTCCAGGAGGTCTGTTGATTCATTGGCTGCATTTTTGAAAACATTCACGCAAGATGATGATCAGAAG TTTTTCAAGAAAGTAATTCAATGTCATCGCAACCGTGAAGATGTGGAGCAATTTAAGAAAACATCCCCTGATAATGAAACTGCTGAACAG AAGCTAGTCCGTTTGACTTTAGAGCATCCTCAGTACCCTATTGATTATTCCTTCCCTTCACATGAGGAGGTACGTATATCAAAATTTCTTC CTAAAAAGTCAAAAGCCCTGAAGTCTGTGGACATGATTGCCATTGACTGTGAGATGGTCCTCTGTGAAGATGGCACTGAAGCTTTGGTGAAGGTGTGTGCTGTAGACCGCAATTTACAG GTTAAACTTGATGAAGTAGTAAACCCAGATAAAGCAATTGCAGATTATCGGACAGAGATAACTGGAATCTCAGCAAAAGATTTAGATGGAGTGACTCATTCTTTGAAAGATGTGCAG AAATTGCTGAAGAAGTTATTGTCCAATGGTACCATTTTAGTTGGTCACAGTCTCAATAATGATCTTCAAG CATTGAAGTTAGACCACACAAGAGTTGTTGACACATCTTATGTCTTCAAGTATGCAAATGGACCGACCAACAAGAAACCTTCTCTGAGTTTGTTGTGTAAG GCAATGTTAGGTTATGAGCTCCGGCAAAAGGGAAATCCGCACAACTGTCTAGATGATGCATGTGCTGCAATGAAGCTTGTCTTAGCCAGATTAGAGGGAAGAATTGATGATGTTGTAACCGAGGAG GTGAAGGAGTTAGATATAGCAAAATTGCTGGTGCATAGGATCCCCATTACTCTTCATAGCAAAGATTTGAATAGTATTCTTCCTGGGGAATTTACTGTTGAAGTTAAG GCGAATAAAAAAGTTAGAGATACATATTCGGCCTTTgcaatattcaaaaataagcAAGAAGCAATTGAAGCGTTTGAGAATCTCGAGGGTGACTTAGAAAAG GACTCGTGTGGTCGACCACAAAAGCTTGTCAAGTTTATGCTTGATTCAGGAACATCTGGTACTTTGTGTGTTTGTAAGATTGTACCGGAGTTTTCTGTTGGCCAGTTAGCAAAGAAGAGGTCAGTTGAAGATGACAATAACACTGCTGGTGTATTGAAGAAGTTGAGAACAGACCAGACATCAGGACAACTTGAGGACTCCAGTCACTGCAGGCATCAGTGTGAGACACATTTGCAAGAGATTGAGAGATTGAAGGGAGAACTAAGTAAAAGAGATCAGGAAATATCaaacttgaataaaataattgctGCTCTTGCTCGGAAACAAGGACTCTGA